Proteins found in one Quercus robur chromosome 2, dhQueRobu3.1, whole genome shotgun sequence genomic segment:
- the LOC126702120 gene encoding uncharacterized protein LOC126702120, which translates to MFNEIDGDFDNVAIRTFKLSLPAEHDLRKSLTKKLVRSVRWLMDHIDEYKQVEEDQQQGKGNAKVISQDRRDFRLDRYNNNRPRIDFAGQSGPTATQVIGTVFRESVHQVLERIKNEPYFKWLNKMRGDPMKRNQSLYCQYHYVQGHTIEDCRTLWSHLEQLVREGKLKQFLYQPSGQGGQARLGS; encoded by the coding sequence atgttcaatgagatagaTGGGGACTTTGATAATGTGGCCATAAGGACTTTCAAGCTCAGCCTACCTGCCGAGCATGATTTGAGAAAGTCGTTGACCAAGAAGCTTGTAAGGAGTGTGCGTTGGCTCATGGACCATATTGACGAGTATAAGCAGGTTGAGGAAGACCAACAGCAAGGGAAAGGGAATGCTAAGGTTATCTCTCAGGATAGGAGAGATTTCAGGTTAGACAGATACAACAATAATCGGCCTCGAATAGACTTTGCTGGGCAATCTGGGCCTACTGCTACTCAGGTGATTGGCACGGTATTCCGGGAATCAGTGCATCAAGTCTTGGAAAGGATTAAGAATGAGCCATACTTTAAATGGCTAAATAAGATGAGAGGAGACCCTATGAAGCGCAACCAAAGcctttattgccaataccacTATGTGCAAGGACACACCATAGAAGATTGTAGAACTTTGTGGAGTCATCTGGAGCAGCTGGTCAGAGAAGGAAAGTTAAAGCAATTTTTATATCAGCCTAGTGGGCAAGGGGGTCAGGCAAGATTGGGATCTTAG
- the LOC126714563 gene encoding uncharacterized protein LOC126714563, with the protein MLIWNSLSPKFTMNPMIFFVISSLFFNSLFLEAEPAKTNSQIIVMGFVYCDICSNNSFTRHSYFLPGAEVKIDCMFKAISRKTIEEISISVNRTTDKFGIYRLQIPSVDGIKCAEDSAVVSSCQASLMWSTSSSCNIPGYKTTSDEIAIKSRQANLCIYSLNAMNFRPPKREVTLCGN; encoded by the exons ATGTTGATTTGGAACTCTTTGTCTCCAAAGTTTACCATGAATCCCATGATTTTCTTTGTCATTTCgtctttgttttttaattcaCTCTTTCTGGAAGCAGAGCCAGCAAAAACAAATTCCCAGATCATTGTAATGGGTTTCGTTTATTGTGATATCTGCTCCAACAACAGCTTCACCAGGCACAGCTACTTCCTACCAG GTGCAGAAGTTAAAATAGATTGCATGTTCAAAGCTATCTCCAGGAAAACCATAGAAGAGATATCAATCTCAGTGAATAGAACTACAGACAAATTTGGAATTTACAGGTTGCAAATACCATCGGTTGATGGAATTAAATGTGCAGAAGATTCAGCAGTGGTATCTTCTTGCCAAGCAAGCTTAATGTGGAGTACATCTTCTTCATGCAATATTCCTGGCTACAAGACTACCTCAGATGAAATAGCAATCAAATCAAGACAAGCCAATCTCTGCATCTACAGCCTGAATGCAATGAATTTTAGACCGCCCAAAAGAGAGGTCACCTTATGTGGAAACTGA